One Pseudomonadota bacterium DNA window includes the following coding sequences:
- a CDS encoding cytoplasmic protein yields the protein MKKVVLFAFNGEAMCFVHVLLNGLDMKTNGYDVKIVIEGAATKLIPEMNLPGGPLYGLFQKAREKGIIEGTCRACSVKMDTIKDAEGIGLNLLDDMSGHPGIAHYMDAGYDVITF from the coding sequence TTGAAGAAAGTTGTACTGTTTGCATTTAACGGTGAGGCGATGTGTTTTGTCCATGTGCTTTTAAATGGTTTGGATATGAAGACAAACGGATACGATGTGAAAATCGTTATCGAAGGGGCGGCGACAAAGCTGATTCCCGAAATGAACCTTCCCGGTGGTCCTCTTTATGGGTTGTTCCAGAAGGCTCGTGAGAAAGGCATTATCGAAGGGACATGCCGGGCCTGTTCTGTAAAAATGGACACAATTAAAGACGCAGAAGGAATTGGTCTTAATTTGCTGGACGATATGTCAGGGCATCCAGGCATAGCGCACTACATGGATGCAGGGTACGACGTGATCACTTTTTAA
- a CDS encoding MBL fold metallo-hydrolase produces the protein MRSNGLSRRDFLKVAGVGSVVLAAGSHVSKTMAFAETPGREDFGQCKSVKIRCISEVGWIDGQKLLKDMGASGGPKANQWRVNWDPANSGGCCNLIEVETLDGKKHKFLVDTGWNNEYMETVFKREGIDKMLSNKEIEFLYVTHEHFDHFFGLETTLKYNPDIKIIIPSTFYDEGYHFLEGAEFMKAKARNRIPHKGELVKQEPGKVYKLYPGCASVTFDLPIVVRVRGEQSLYFNVKDKGLVCVTGCCHQNVLTYVDFAQKKLAAGDNLYALYGGLHIAPIGPLNAEGEQMVKGMAKYNFKKVACNHCTGVSAVQKMIELGYPVVKGTARYGSTSNLYLGNGDEIIFG, from the coding sequence ATGAGAAGCAATGGACTGAGCAGGAGGGATTTCTTGAAGGTGGCGGGGGTTGGCAGTGTTGTTCTTGCAGCAGGTTCGCATGTATCTAAAACAATGGCATTTGCTGAAACACCGGGGAGGGAGGACTTCGGCCAGTGCAAAAGTGTAAAGATCAGATGCATTTCAGAAGTCGGCTGGATCGATGGACAAAAACTCCTTAAAGACATGGGTGCGTCCGGAGGGCCAAAGGCAAACCAGTGGCGCGTGAATTGGGATCCTGCAAACAGCGGCGGGTGTTGTAACCTCATAGAGGTTGAAACGCTCGACGGGAAGAAGCACAAATTTCTTGTTGATACAGGATGGAACAACGAGTATATGGAAACCGTCTTTAAACGGGAAGGAATAGACAAGATGCTCTCGAATAAAGAGATTGAGTTTCTTTACGTTACCCATGAGCATTTTGACCACTTCTTCGGCCTTGAGACAACCCTCAAGTATAATCCCGATATTAAAATCATCATACCAAGCACATTCTATGATGAGGGTTACCATTTCCTCGAGGGCGCTGAATTCATGAAGGCAAAGGCACGCAACAGGATACCCCATAAAGGTGAGCTCGTGAAACAGGAACCGGGAAAAGTGTATAAACTCTATCCCGGCTGCGCGTCCGTTACCTTCGATCTCCCCATCGTTGTCCGCGTCAGAGGGGAACAGTCTCTCTATTTCAATGTCAAGGATAAAGGCCTTGTATGTGTTACAGGATGCTGCCATCAGAATGTCCTGACCTATGTGGATTTTGCACAGAAGAAACTTGCCGCCGGCGATAATCTGTATGCCCTGTACGGAGGTCTCCATATTGCCCCGATAGGCCCGTTAAACGCGGAAGGTGAGCAGATGGTAAAAGGGATGGCAAAATACAACTTCAAGAAGGTCGCATGTAACCATTGTACAGGGGTAAGCGCCGTACAGAAGATGATCGAACTCGGATATCCTGTCGTAAAAGGCACTGCCCGTTACGGATCGACGAGCAACCTCTACCTTGGCAATGGCGACGAAATCATATTCGGATAA
- a CDS encoding rhodanese-like domain-containing protein, with protein sequence MKRHIFILCIVITIMFGIPVCYGSETLQPIVSAEWLSGKLNDPGMMILDIRKVEDYKEGHIPGALSLTYAAWRTMENNLDCQLPHKDELTDTICSSGIHADTYVVIVGNTDTERQRINATRVAWTLKYAGVKRPAILDGGHKTWLSKNYPVAKDWVKRPKSNYKCKFNENIVTTKRYVKSHLKDTVIVDVRSEQLFKGEISDPLLKRKGHIPGAVNLPYYLVFKKDGTFEDTKKLKFLASTVVGDKREKEIILLCCNGQFASSWWFALSEMLGYGNTKIYDGSMEEWCGDKDAPLVEGK encoded by the coding sequence ATGAAAAGACATATTTTTATTCTCTGTATAGTGATTACAATAATGTTCGGTATTCCGGTTTGTTACGGCTCTGAAACCCTGCAGCCCATCGTGTCAGCAGAATGGCTTTCTGGTAAATTGAACGATCCGGGTATGATGATTCTCGACATCAGGAAGGTAGAGGATTATAAGGAAGGTCATATTCCCGGGGCGCTCAGCCTTACCTATGCGGCATGGCGAACAATGGAAAACAACCTGGACTGCCAGCTTCCCCATAAGGATGAACTCACGGATACAATCTGCTCCTCCGGTATTCATGCCGATACGTATGTGGTAATCGTGGGAAATACGGATACAGAACGGCAGCGCATTAACGCCACCCGTGTGGCATGGACGTTGAAGTACGCCGGGGTAAAACGCCCCGCCATACTTGACGGCGGGCACAAAACATGGCTCAGCAAAAACTATCCTGTGGCAAAGGACTGGGTGAAACGTCCGAAAAGTAACTACAAGTGCAAATTTAACGAAAACATTGTTACAACAAAAAGGTATGTCAAATCCCATTTAAAGGATACGGTCATCGTTGATGTAAGATCTGAACAACTGTTCAAAGGGGAGATTTCGGATCCTTTGCTGAAAAGAAAGGGACACATCCCGGGAGCGGTAAATCTTCCCTATTACCTTGTGTTTAAAAAGGACGGTACATTTGAGGACACAAAAAAGCTTAAGTTTTTAGCATCCACAGTTGTGGGCGACAAGAGGGAAAAAGAGATTATTCTGCTCTGCTGTAATGGCCAGTTTGCCTCTTCATGGTGGTTTGCGTTAAGCGAAATGCTCGGGTACGGAAATACCAAAATCTATGACGGTTCAATGGAGGAATGGTGCGGCGACAAAGATGCCCCGCTTGTTGAAGGTAAGTAA
- a CDS encoding gamma carbonic anhydrase family protein: MFYRFDGKQPVVGIGTYVSETALVIGDVKIGNDCYIGHGAILRGDYGAIEIGNETAIEEGAIIHAPPDDLCSIGQGVIIGHGAIIHAKRIGDFAGIGMGAILSIRSEVSSGSTVAEGCVVKREQKIPESVIVAGNPARKIREMSKKEKDFWDWSRRLYVDLAHKYCTIGMERIETLQVLQ, from the coding sequence ATGTTTTATAGATTCGATGGAAAGCAGCCGGTTGTAGGGATTGGTACATATGTGAGTGAAACCGCTCTGGTAATAGGTGATGTAAAGATAGGAAACGATTGTTATATAGGGCATGGCGCCATCTTGCGCGGTGACTATGGTGCTATCGAGATAGGGAACGAAACAGCCATTGAGGAAGGTGCTATTATTCATGCTCCACCCGATGACTTGTGTTCTATAGGCCAGGGGGTAATTATCGGACATGGCGCCATCATACACGCAAAGCGAATAGGCGATTTTGCGGGAATAGGCATGGGCGCTATCTTAAGCATTCGATCCGAGGTTTCCAGCGGTTCTACTGTAGCGGAAGGCTGCGTGGTAAAACGCGAGCAGAAGATACCGGAATCGGTAATAGTGGCTGGCAATCCCGCAAGAAAGATTCGAGAGATGTCGAAGAAAGAAAAAGATTTCTGGGACTGGTCAAGAAGGCTTTATGTAGATCTGGCGCATAAGTACTGCACGATTGGCATGGAAAGGATTGAAACACTACAAGTATTGCAATGA
- a CDS encoding iron-sulfur cluster assembly scaffold protein, with protein MYSKKVLEHFSNPRNAGVIDDANGVGEIGDPDCGDFMKVYIKVEGDIVTDVKYQIRGCPASIACASAMTELARGRNLDDVMMITDDDIVKELDGLPEFKIHCSALGATGLQKAIMNYFEKFVSWDHRE; from the coding sequence ATATATAGTAAAAAAGTTCTGGAACACTTCAGCAACCCCAGAAACGCAGGAGTTATCGATGATGCAAACGGCGTAGGCGAGATCGGAGATCCTGACTGCGGTGATTTCATGAAGGTCTACATCAAGGTTGAGGGCGATATCGTTACCGATGTAAAGTATCAGATCAGGGGGTGTCCTGCATCTATTGCGTGTGCAAGCGCCATGACGGAACTTGCCAGGGGCAGAAACCTTGATGATGTGATGATGATTACCGATGATGATATTGTCAAAGAGCTTGATGGTCTGCCGGAATTTAAAATTCACTGCTCAGCCCTCGGGGCAACAGGACTTCAAAAGGCCATCATGAATTATTTCGAGAAGTTTGTAAGCTGGGATCATAGAGAATGA
- a CDS encoding XdhC family protein: MNIYEVITEHLEQGKGGILATVIKRTGSAPRDVGAKMFIGEDGKTFGTVGGGRLESDTYREAIKIMNKGLTKVFSMIMNAQRVEEKDMLCGGNVDVLLEPVTARHLAVYQQIENCLENRKRGVVVTRFSGNTFAKALIDENLNVTGDVLGSETINQCKGLFHEKQAMLTDGVLADPIQLSFPLYIFGAGHVAQFLSKIAKIADFHITVIDDREEFANSERFPDADTIIVGDFHDAFKCLDFTGNEYVVILTRSHEYDAEVLGECLKETAKYIGMIGSRRKVKIILDHMREKGFSSEVLERIHSPIGISINAETPEEIAISIAAELVSVRNAKDTLPDKIKKAGSVECVTMIRSKTL, from the coding sequence ATGAATATATACGAGGTGATTACGGAGCATCTGGAACAAGGAAAAGGCGGGATACTCGCTACTGTTATCAAAAGAACCGGATCTGCTCCGCGGGATGTGGGCGCAAAGATGTTTATCGGAGAAGACGGTAAAACTTTCGGCACTGTCGGGGGCGGCCGCCTTGAATCAGATACATACAGAGAGGCCATCAAGATAATGAATAAAGGGCTCACGAAGGTATTCAGCATGATAATGAATGCCCAAAGGGTCGAAGAAAAGGATATGCTCTGTGGTGGTAATGTTGATGTGCTTCTTGAGCCGGTAACGGCAAGACATCTTGCCGTGTACCAGCAGATTGAGAACTGCCTGGAAAACAGGAAGAGAGGCGTCGTAGTAACCAGGTTCAGCGGCAATACCTTTGCTAAAGCCTTGATTGATGAGAATTTAAACGTTACCGGGGATGTACTGGGCAGTGAAACCATTAATCAGTGTAAAGGGCTTTTCCATGAGAAGCAGGCTATGCTTACGGACGGGGTATTGGCTGATCCGATACAGTTATCGTTTCCCCTTTATATTTTTGGCGCCGGGCATGTAGCACAGTTTCTTTCAAAAATTGCCAAAATTGCAGACTTTCACATTACGGTAATTGACGACAGAGAAGAATTTGCCAACAGCGAAAGATTCCCCGACGCCGATACAATTATTGTCGGAGACTTTCATGATGCATTTAAATGCCTCGATTTTACCGGGAACGAATACGTGGTGATCCTTACAAGAAGCCACGAGTACGATGCAGAGGTCCTCGGGGAGTGCCTCAAAGAAACGGCTAAATACATAGGGATGATCGGAAGCCGCAGGAAGGTAAAAATCATCCTCGACCATATGAGAGAGAAAGGGTTCAGCAGTGAGGTCCTTGAAAGAATTCATTCGCCTATAGGGATTTCAATTAATGCCGAAACACCCGAAGAGATAGCCATCAGTATTGCTGCAGAGCTCGTATCAGTGAGAAATGCAAAAGATACCCTTCCAGACAAGATTAAAAAGGCAGGTTCCGTAGAATGTGTAACCATGATAAGAAGCAAAACACTATAA
- the yqeB gene encoding selenium-dependent molybdenum cofactor biosynthesis protein YqeB, protein MKDFKIVIKGAGEMATGIAHRLFMANFKTIVMTEIPKPISVRRTVAFSEVVYEGKKEVEGVTAEYARNLREVFDIWKRQNIAVMVDPEWGIVRELKPDAVVDAIMAKRNIGTKKDEAPIAIGVGPGFCAPSDVHAVVESNRGHNLGKVIYSGFAEAHTGIPGSTMGYTKERVLRAPHEGTIKHVKHIGDEVKKGELVLYVDKTLVFASIDGILRGLIREIDIKANEKIGDIDPRGIKEYCYTITEKARAIGGGVLEAIMHFSN, encoded by the coding sequence ATGAAGGATTTTAAAATAGTGATAAAGGGAGCCGGAGAAATGGCAACCGGCATTGCACACCGGCTCTTTATGGCTAATTTCAAAACTATAGTTATGACAGAGATCCCGAAGCCTATTAGTGTTCGGAGAACTGTAGCCTTTTCCGAAGTTGTTTATGAAGGAAAAAAAGAGGTCGAAGGTGTAACGGCAGAATATGCGAGAAATTTAAGAGAGGTTTTTGATATCTGGAAGAGGCAAAATATAGCCGTCATGGTTGACCCTGAATGGGGTATTGTGAGGGAGCTAAAACCAGATGCGGTAGTGGACGCAATCATGGCAAAACGAAATATAGGGACAAAAAAGGATGAAGCCCCGATAGCCATTGGTGTGGGGCCTGGATTTTGTGCGCCATCTGATGTGCATGCAGTTGTGGAAAGCAACAGGGGACATAACCTCGGGAAAGTAATATATAGTGGTTTTGCAGAGGCCCACACAGGCATACCCGGCTCCACTATGGGTTACACCAAAGAACGGGTGTTGCGTGCGCCGCACGAAGGCACAATAAAGCATGTCAAACATATCGGAGATGAAGTTAAAAAAGGTGAACTTGTTCTTTATGTAGACAAAACCCTCGTGTTTGCTTCTATTGATGGCATACTTAGAGGTCTTATTCGCGAAATTGACATTAAGGCCAACGAAAAGATCGGTGATATCGACCCGCGAGGGATAAAGGAATACTGTTACACTATCACAGAAAAGGCAAGAGCAATAGGTGGAGGTGTCCTTGAAGCAATCATGCATTTTTCCAATTGA
- a CDS encoding DUF364 domain-containing protein has protein sequence MNKGGSTSPFDESRVKFEKIVIENNLGNSDVSITVKTLSPEEAIGTPGRRDFPIVTGKERVVEAKFHEAKAHAFTDSPKEFIGKLEEVIAIPLVTNGGRAIFIATMNAVLKHLNIIETTLHCKDEEPEKCAEEIAAYTKETFGPEIVGLVGLNPAILEALSAVFGSKNVRVTDLNRQNVWTIRYGVNVWDGNTMTERLVREAHVVLLTGTTLVNGTFDGIWETIRQYKKNYLIYGVTSAGICELTGLKRICPYGRG, from the coding sequence GTGAATAAAGGTGGTAGTACTTCCCCGTTCGATGAATCAAGGGTAAAATTTGAAAAAATAGTCATAGAAAACAACCTCGGCAATTCAGATGTTTCCATAACTGTGAAAACTTTATCCCCCGAAGAGGCGATAGGGACGCCGGGAAGGAGAGATTTTCCAATTGTCACCGGCAAAGAGAGGGTTGTCGAAGCAAAGTTTCACGAGGCAAAGGCACATGCCTTTACCGATTCACCGAAAGAATTTATCGGCAAGCTTGAAGAGGTGATTGCCATACCTCTTGTCACCAATGGAGGCAGGGCAATCTTCATCGCAACGATGAACGCGGTATTGAAGCACCTCAATATTATTGAGACAACACTCCACTGCAAAGACGAAGAGCCGGAAAAGTGCGCCGAAGAGATTGCCGCCTATACCAAAGAGACATTTGGACCGGAAATAGTCGGACTTGTCGGGCTAAATCCTGCCATTCTGGAGGCATTGAGCGCTGTCTTTGGGTCGAAAAATGTTAGGGTAACGGACCTGAACAGGCAGAATGTCTGGACTATAAGGTACGGGGTAAACGTCTGGGATGGTAACACCATGACAGAACGCCTTGTTCGGGAAGCCCATGTTGTTCTCCTTACGGGAACCACCCTTGTAAACGGCACATTCGATGGTATATGGGAGACCATCCGGCAATACAAGAAAAACTACCTCATATACGGCGTAACTTCCGCCGGTATCTGTGAACTGACAGGGTTGAAAAGAATATGTCCATATGGAAGGGGCTAA
- a CDS encoding MBL fold metallo-hydrolase, which translates to MSNELSGRDALNITVTKKTKATGDFAKDSLRAYVPLKIQEVEKLTVVVITDNYYDPARPQPSIGQRFRAVPGASIHAEHGLSYFIETAVNGKSSAFMFDYGLDPHGVINNMGLLDVDLSRVDALGLSHGHFDHWGGLAGILRQNRSKMRKGTPLYVGEETFAHRFSLRPGTHEPHDIGRLRREEVEDFGTVNIVEVRDPVEVIPGCYYTGSIERVTDYEKVPPGLLIERNGELEHDLFKGEQAAVFSLKDKGLVILSGCAHAGIVNTVKHAQKVTGIKKVHAVIGGFHLVNVKPEIIQRTVADIKAIGPDYIVPAHCTGFEAVTLFAQEMPEQFILNTAGTKYVMTS; encoded by the coding sequence ATGTCGAACGAATTGAGCGGGAGGGATGCCCTGAATATAACAGTGACAAAAAAAACAAAAGCGACCGGGGATTTTGCAAAAGACTCTTTAAGAGCCTATGTACCTTTAAAGATTCAGGAGGTCGAGAAACTGACGGTCGTTGTTATTACTGACAACTACTACGATCCGGCGAGACCTCAGCCATCGATAGGGCAAAGATTCCGCGCGGTGCCTGGTGCATCGATCCACGCCGAGCACGGTCTTTCCTATTTCATTGAAACGGCAGTAAATGGAAAATCAAGCGCCTTCATGTTTGATTACGGCCTGGATCCCCATGGTGTAATCAATAACATGGGGCTGCTTGATGTTGACTTGAGCAGGGTAGATGCACTTGGGCTGAGCCACGGCCATTTTGACCATTGGGGAGGTCTCGCTGGAATTCTCAGGCAAAACCGGTCTAAAATGCGCAAAGGCACACCCCTCTATGTTGGAGAAGAAACGTTTGCACATAGATTTTCCCTTCGTCCCGGAACACATGAGCCTCATGACATTGGTCGGCTCAGGAGGGAAGAGGTTGAGGACTTTGGCACTGTAAACATTGTTGAGGTCAGAGATCCCGTTGAAGTGATCCCGGGATGCTATTATACGGGCAGCATCGAAAGGGTTACGGATTATGAGAAAGTCCCGCCGGGCCTGCTGATAGAACGTAACGGAGAACTCGAGCATGATCTTTTCAAGGGCGAACAGGCAGCTGTGTTCAGCCTGAAGGATAAGGGATTGGTGATTCTTTCAGGCTGTGCCCACGCGGGGATTGTCAACACAGTGAAACATGCACAGAAGGTCACAGGGATCAAAAAGGTTCATGCGGTGATAGGCGGTTTCCATCTTGTTAACGTAAAACCTGAGATAATTCAGAGAACCGTTGCTGACATAAAGGCAATAGGGCCGGATTATATAGTTCCTGCGCATTGTACAGGATTCGAAGCTGTTACGCTGTTTGCTCAGGAAATGCCGGAGCAGTTCATATTGAATACCGCGGGAACGAAATATGTTATGACCTCATAA
- the thiC gene encoding phosphomethylpyrimidine synthase ThiC, with product MKNQLIAARNGKITKAVAHVADSEGISPEILSSYIAEGKVAILASNRHRGVTPKGVGKGLSVKVNANIGTSPERADIKEELEKLKVARDAGVDTIMDLSTGGNLHEIRKIIIEEAGIPVGTVPIYQAVTEAVKRRKAITKLDPEDIFEVIDQHGRDGVDFITVHCGVTMRSLERLKRQGRVTGIVSRGGAFLAEWMIVNNRENPLFEDYDRLIAIAKMYDMTLSLGDGLRPGCIADATDRGQIEELIILGELCKRALAQGVQVMIEGPGHMPMNQIEANIVLQKRLCDDVPFYVLGPIVTDIAPGYDHVTAAIGGALAGYHGADFLCYVTPSEHLGLPTPNEVRDGVIVAKIAAHAADLARGNRKALDLDRMMSTYRKALDWEGQLHCAIDPKKIMDFREGRKLHNDVCSMCGDYCSMKLVENYFAEK from the coding sequence ATGAAGAACCAACTGATCGCAGCACGCAACGGAAAGATCACTAAAGCCGTAGCTCATGTGGCCGACAGTGAAGGGATCAGCCCGGAGATTCTTTCTTCTTATATCGCAGAAGGAAAGGTTGCAATCCTTGCCAGCAACAGGCATAGGGGTGTAACCCCCAAAGGAGTGGGGAAAGGCCTCAGCGTGAAGGTAAATGCAAATATCGGCACTTCCCCCGAGAGAGCAGACATCAAGGAAGAATTAGAGAAACTTAAAGTGGCAAGGGACGCCGGGGTTGATACAATAATGGACTTGAGTACCGGCGGCAACTTGCACGAAATACGTAAGATCATTATAGAAGAGGCGGGTATCCCCGTAGGAACAGTTCCTATTTATCAGGCAGTGACAGAGGCGGTGAAAAGGAGGAAAGCCATCACCAAGTTAGACCCCGAAGACATTTTTGAGGTCATTGACCAGCACGGCAGGGATGGGGTCGATTTCATAACCGTCCACTGCGGGGTAACCATGCGCTCCCTGGAGAGACTGAAGCGCCAGGGAAGGGTTACCGGCATTGTGAGCAGGGGAGGTGCCTTCCTCGCCGAGTGGATGATCGTTAATAACAGAGAGAACCCTCTCTTCGAAGATTACGACAGGCTCATCGCCATTGCGAAGATGTACGATATGACCCTGAGCTTAGGAGATGGATTAAGACCGGGCTGCATAGCCGATGCCACAGACAGGGGGCAGATAGAGGAACTCATTATTCTCGGGGAACTATGTAAAAGGGCTCTTGCGCAAGGAGTACAGGTCATGATAGAGGGCCCTGGTCATATGCCCATGAACCAGATAGAGGCCAATATTGTCCTCCAGAAGAGACTGTGCGATGATGTCCCCTTCTATGTCCTCGGTCCTATTGTTACGGATATAGCACCAGGTTATGATCATGTCACCGCTGCTATCGGCGGAGCTCTTGCGGGCTATCACGGGGCAGATTTTCTCTGCTACGTTACCCCATCAGAACATCTCGGGCTACCCACCCCGAATGAAGTGAGGGACGGAGTGATCGTGGCAAAGATTGCCGCTCATGCGGCCGATCTTGCCAGGGGAAACAGAAAAGCCCTCGACCTCGACAGAATGATGTCAACCTATAGAAAAGCGCTTGACTGGGAAGGCCAGCTTCACTGTGCCATTGACCCGAAAAAGATTATGGATTTCAGGGAAGGGAGAAAACTTCACAATGATGTATGCAGCATGTGCGGCGACTACTGCTCAATGAAGCTTGTGGAGAATTACTTTGCCGAAAAGTAG
- a CDS encoding iron-sulfur cluster carrier protein MrpORP has translation MSCEEAVDELAMKTKLDRIARVFIVLSGKGGVGKSTVAVNLALSLSLRGLRTGILDVDIHGPSVPKLLGLSGIRAGVANEEIVPIEVYGQIKVVSMGLLLGGNEQAVIWRGPMKANIIRQFLQNVAWGDLDALVVDCPPGTGDEPLSIAQFLAAKGSAIIVTTPQQMATIDVEKCITFCGQLNLPIAGIIENMSGFVCPDCGKEINIFSSGGGERLAKSYGIPFLGSIPLDPDIVKSGDEEQPYMHFYSETKTAKKFDEIVEQIVHFKKSGQTLPNADTEKEIPVVSSSQNKKDGEGNTISKKEDSMKFAVPTNEGKLCAHFGHCEAFALIDANKDGTIVNETYVTPPPHEPGLLPPWLSQQGVNCIIAGGMGSRAQQLFAQQGVQVVTGAQSETPREAVEQYLKGTLQTGANTCDH, from the coding sequence ATGAGTTGTGAAGAAGCAGTTGATGAATTAGCAATGAAAACGAAGCTTGACAGAATCGCCCGCGTCTTTATCGTTCTCTCGGGAAAGGGCGGTGTGGGAAAAAGTACGGTTGCGGTTAATCTTGCCCTTAGTCTTTCTCTGAGGGGCTTAAGGACCGGTATACTCGATGTGGATATCCACGGTCCGAGTGTGCCGAAATTGCTCGGTCTCTCCGGGATACGGGCAGGTGTTGCAAATGAAGAGATTGTCCCTATTGAGGTATACGGTCAGATTAAAGTTGTCTCAATGGGATTACTGCTTGGCGGAAACGAACAGGCCGTTATCTGGAGAGGACCGATGAAGGCAAATATAATCCGGCAGTTTCTCCAGAATGTTGCATGGGGAGACCTTGATGCCCTTGTAGTGGACTGTCCTCCCGGAACGGGTGACGAACCTCTCTCCATCGCGCAGTTTTTGGCCGCAAAAGGAAGCGCAATCATTGTCACCACGCCTCAGCAGATGGCAACAATTGATGTGGAGAAATGCATCACCTTCTGCGGGCAGCTCAACCTTCCCATCGCGGGGATTATTGAAAACATGAGCGGGTTTGTTTGCCCCGACTGCGGTAAGGAGATAAACATATTCTCTTCCGGAGGCGGCGAGAGATTGGCGAAAAGCTATGGAATACCATTTCTGGGCAGTATCCCTCTTGATCCTGATATCGTAAAGAGCGGAGATGAAGAGCAACCGTATATGCACTTTTATTCCGAAACAAAGACCGCGAAAAAATTCGATGAGATTGTCGAGCAAATCGTTCATTTTAAAAAAAGCGGACAAACCTTACCCAATGCAGACACTGAAAAAGAAATACCTGTAGTTTCCTCCTCTCAGAACAAAAAGGACGGGGAAGGAAACACTATATCAAAAAAGGAGGATTCCATGAAATTTGCAGTACCAACAAATGAGGGAAAGTTGTGTGCCCACTTCGGCCACTGTGAGGCATTTGCACTTATTGACGCCAATAAGGACGGCACAATTGTAAACGAGACCTATGTTACCCCGCCGCCGCACGAACCGGGACTTTTGCCCCCATGGCTTTCTCAGCAGGGCGTCAACTGCATCATAGCCGGAGGTATGGGCAGCCGTGCGCAGCAGCTTTTTGCCCAGCAAGGCGTCCAGGTGGTTACCGGCGCACAGAGTGAAACCCCCAGAGAAGCGGTGGAGCAATACCTGAAAGGAACATTGCAGACAGGCGCAAATACCTGTGACCATTAG
- a CDS encoding ATP-binding protein: MTNIKEMVIISGKGGTGKTSLAGALSSLFQDRIIADCDVDAANLHLILQPEEVLQTKEFTGGKKAKIDPERCTKCGACKEACRYDAISENFVIDPFSCEGCGACYFLCPAKAVDFSPRLAGHYYICSISGNGRFVFAELLPGEDNSGKLVAAVRNEAREEAVKTGVNFILIDGPPGIGCPVISSITGTHLAVVVTEPTPSGIHDLKRIVELTHHFQVKTALVVNKWDIHPGYTREMKQYCAENDLIFLGQIPYETAITKAQKEAKTILDFAPECAASGAIREIYTKLHDILEEA; the protein is encoded by the coding sequence ATGACAAACATAAAAGAAATGGTAATCATAAGCGGAAAAGGCGGAACAGGAAAAACTTCACTTGCGGGAGCGCTTTCCTCTCTATTTCAGGATAGGATAATAGCAGATTGTGATGTAGATGCCGCCAATCTCCATTTAATCCTGCAACCGGAGGAGGTGCTCCAGACAAAAGAATTCACAGGAGGGAAAAAAGCAAAGATCGACCCGGAACGCTGCACGAAGTGTGGCGCCTGCAAAGAGGCATGTCGTTATGACGCTATATCTGAAAATTTTGTGATTGATCCGTTTTCCTGTGAAGGCTGCGGTGCCTGTTATTTTCTCTGCCCCGCAAAGGCGGTAGATTTTTCCCCTCGACTCGCAGGACATTATTATATCTGCAGCATCTCCGGCAATGGGCGCTTCGTCTTTGCAGAACTGCTGCCCGGCGAAGACAATTCAGGAAAGCTTGTCGCTGCGGTGAGAAACGAGGCCCGTGAAGAAGCTGTAAAGACCGGTGTAAATTTTATCCTTATCGATGGCCCTCCGGGAATTGGATGCCCTGTGATTTCATCAATTACAGGAACACATCTGGCGGTTGTGGTGACAGAGCCAACCCCGTCAGGCATCCACGATCTGAAGCGCATTGTCGAGCTGACGCATCATTTTCAGGTTAAAACCGCTCTGGTGGTAAACAAATGGGACATACACCCCGGATACACAAGAGAAATGAAGCAATACTGTGCTGAAAATGATCTCATTTTTCTCGGACAGATACCCTATGAAACAGCCATTACAAAGGCACAAAAAGAAGCGAAGACAATCCTTGATTTTGCCCCTGAATGTGCAGCAAGCGGGGCAATACGGGAAATCTATACAAAACTACACGATATATTGGAGGAAGCATGA